GATCAGTCCCAGCAAGGCTTCACGCTGGTCGAGTTGCTGATCACCATTGGCGTGCTGTCCATCCTGCTGGGCGTGGCGGCCATGACGCTTCTGCCCTGGCTGCGGGCCCAGCAGGTACGCACTGACATCAGCGAACTGGCCGCTGACTTCAACCTGTACCGCACGAAAACGTTGAGCGAAGGGCAGGTGTACCGCATTACGCTTTCCACTGACCGCTATGTGGTGGAACGGCAGCTTACGAAGACCACCTGGGCCACAGCTGAGACTTACGTATTTCGCCGCGCCCGCTTGAACCTAAGCAGCGTGGCTACGCAGTACGTTTTCCTGACCACCGGCATTCTGGAAGCTGCCCAGAACAATGTGATGTCAAGCAATACCACGGTGGTGGGCAGCGACGGTAAGACCAGTGTCGCCCTGCGTGTCACGGCCCTGGGCTTCACGAGGATTCTATGAAGCGCGCCGAAGGCTTAACCATCACCGAGGTGCTGGTCGCCATGCTGCTCGTTTTGGTTATGGCCACCAGTGTCAGCCCCATGTTGACTGCCACTATGTCCAACAACTCCAGCTCGCGCACCCGCAGCTCGGCACTGAGTGCCGCCGAAACCTGGATTGAGCGCTACCGCAGCGGCCAGGAGCCACTGGACACCGTGGGTCCCTGTGTCGAAGTGCCCACGGGTAAGGTCACTTGCACATACGCCTATGACCACAGCTTCTCCGGGGACACGGGCATTCCCTCGCACGTCTCAGACGCCGCCAACCTGAAAGGTCAGTTTGAGCGTTTTCGCAGTGTACTGGAAGCCACGCCCGTTTCTTCGGGCAGCAACCTGAGTCTGTGGGAACTCAAGGTGCAGGTGTTCTGGAAAGAAAAGGAGGAAAAGAGTGTCACGGTCTACACCCGCTTTACCCGCTGAGGCTGCGGCAAGCCGTCAGGCTGGGTTTACCCTGCTGGAACTGCTGATTGCCTCGGCCATCACGCTGGTGATTCTGGGCGCTGCCAGCAGCATGTTGATGACCACCGCCCGCGTGCAAACCCTGGAGCAGGAGCGGGTGCCACTGCAGGCGACCGTACGCAGCAGCCTGGAAATGATGGCCTACGACCTGCGCCGCGCCTCAGATCCGCGTGTGCTCTACACGGCTGCCAACGTCCCCAATGATTTGAAGAGTGCGGTCAGCACAAATACGGTGCTGACCCTGACGGTGACTGACGCCGCCGGGTATTTCACCATCCCCGAGCCCGGCGGTTATCCGAACAGTAAGTCCTTCTCCCAGAATTCGGTCACCGACGTGAATTCACCTAACTCAGAGGGAAAGTTCTGTGATGAGGTCTTTAGAGGCGACGACTGGGCCCTCGTCACCGTTGGCTCACAGGGCGCGCGCTGGGTGCAGACGCATCAGTCAAATCCCTGCACCGGTAATGACAGGAACAGGACGCCCGGTGCCCCTGGCAACATCAAGCTGAATCACAACCAGTACCCTCTGAGCGGCATGACCTGGGCTCCTGACGGCGCCATTTCCAAGGTATGGGTCATTCAGTATTACCTGGGGACGGAAACCATCAGTGGTCAGAGTGTGCCCACGCTGTACCGCAAGATTGACAGCCAAGCAGCGCAGGTGGTGGCCTATCACATCTCTGGCATGCGCCTGGAGTATTCGGTGGACGGCGTGACCTTTACCACCACCCCCAATGCGATTCCCAACGTGGTGCGCGTGACCCTGACTGGTCAGGAAGCGCGTGCTCAGACGAATGGCACGCGGCGCACCTACGCCCTGACCAACACTGTCTTTATGAGGAAGGCGACCCAGAATGCAGCGCCCTGAGATGACCCCCCAGACCCACGGCTTCGCGCTGGTCAGCGCCCTGGCCGTCATGACCCTAGTGCTTTTGATCACCTTCACGCTGGTGACCACGTCCACCAGCGAACTGTTCCAGACCAACTCCAGCCAGGGCCTTGTGCGGGCCCGTGCGCTGGCTGAGGCCAGTGTGGCGCAGGCCACGGCCACTCTGGTGAACGACGGCGTGACCCAGGTGAATACGGTGCTCAAGCCGTACGTAGACGCCTTTGCCTCCAGCGGCAAGGACGCGGCCAGCGAGGATATTGTGCCGGTGTCGGCGTACGGAACAGTGGAAACGCAGTTGAACAGCACCGTCAAGAGCAATGCGAGTGTGACGGCCCCCGACGGCGGTGGCAGTGCCCAGGGCGGCGTGGTGTTCGACAATTTCCGCCTGGACAAGGCCAGCCGAAACAAAGAAGGGCAAACCTACTATGTAGATTACGAGCTCAGCGGCACTGGCACCAGCGGCAAACACCAGCGCAACGTGGAAACCACGGGAACCCTGCGGCTGGTGCTGGGCCGTCAGTACCTGAATCAGTATGTGCTGCTGGCCGATGATGGCGGCTTTAACCAGGGCACTTGCTGGATGTCCGGCGGCAGGCAGTTCTGCAGTGGTGGCGGGTTCTTCGGAACAGGTAATACGTTCGATGGGCCAGTGCACTTCAATAAAAATGTGGCTTTCCGTGGCAACCCTCGCTTTAACTATGGTGTGACGGTCGCCTCGCCTACCAACTTTATGTATGACTGTGTGGCCCGCGCCTATCAGGTCACTGCCAACCAGACCACAGGCTGTACCACCCCTGATTACGGCAGCTACGGCAAGCAGCATGTGAGTGACACTGTGCCGCTGCCCACCAATGCTTTCTCGCAGGCCCGCGCGGCCCTTGGTCTGAATGCGGGGCTGACTGGCGCGCTGACCAACAGAGAAATCTGTCAGGCGATTGGGCAAAACCAGAACTGCACGCCGGCCAGTGGTGTTTATGTACCTCGTTCGGGCAGCACCGTGACTGGGGGCATCTTTATCCAGGGTGACGCCCAGGATGTGCAGCTGAGCGTCAATGGTCAGAATCAGGTGTATACCGTGACCAGTGCGACTGGCGTGGTGACCCGTATTGAAGTGAACTATGGCAGCAACACCACCACGGTTACCACAGGCAATCAGGTGACCAACCTGACCGGGGTGCCAAACGGCCAGTTGTATGCCAATGGCAGCATTCGTTCGCTGCGTGGCCCCGCGCGGACTGGTGCTGTGTCTAGCCCCTCTCCCGCCTCCCCCCCTGTCCAGGTGCCGCCCGCGCTGGCAGCCGAATCAAAGCTGAACATTGCCTCCAGCGGCGACGTCCGTATTCAGGGCGACCTCACCTATACGGAGGACCCGCGCACCGTCCCTGATGCCAAGAATGTGTTGGGGATCATCAGTGGAAGTGGCAACGTGCTGGTCGGAACGGGGGCGCCCAACGATATCTACATCATGGGCTCAATTTTGGCTGGGGGCAGCGGCAAGGGTCTGCTGGTGGAGGGCATTGACAACCCGTCCGTGGTCTATGGCGCGCGGGGCAAGCTGAACCTGTTGGGCTCGCTGGCCGAGAATACTGACCCACTGCGCGCGATTACTAGTGGGAGCCAAACCGTCAAGGGCTACGACGATAACTTCAGCTACGACAAACGTTTCCTGAACGGCGGCGCGGTGCCTCCCTATTTCCCGGCCACCACCAAGTTCACCGCCACCACCTTCTGGCCCAAGCAGAACACCTGGGACGAGAAGTAAGCCAGAGAGCACCATAAACAGAGGGACCGGGGTTTCTTCCCGGTCCCTCTATCTCTTGGCCCTCGTTCTTTACCCCCGCCGCCCTTCCTCATCGTCAAAGTATTCAAAGCGGAAGGTGCCGATTTCCACCGTATCGCCTTCGCGGGCGCCGGCGCGTTTAAGGGCGTTGTACAGGCCCTGGCGCTTGAAGACAGCGCCCAGGTACTCGGCGGCCTCTTCCATGTAGCGCGAGAAGCGCACAATGCGCTCCTCAAAGCCGCCCCCATGAATCTCCCAGACCCGTTCGGGCTGCCCAGTGGTCACGATGCCCACCCCGCGCGCGGGCGGATCCTCGCGGAAGACCACCCGCAGCGGCTCCTCGGCCACCGTGTCCGGCTCAATGTCCAGGGCGTGCGTCTGGGCCCAGAGCTCACGGTCAGGCAGCATCTGGAAGAGGGCCTCGCGCAGTTCCGGCAGGCCCTGGCCGCCCTTGGCACTCACCCGGATCACGGGCAGGCCAAACTGCGCCAGTTCGTCTTCCACCATCACGGCGAGGTCCTCGTCGGTCAGTTCCACCTTGTTCAGGGCCACCAGGGCCACCTGCTCCAGCAGTGTGGGGTCGTAGGCCTGCAGCTCGGCCTGCAACTGGCGCAGTTCGCCCACCGGATCGCGGGTTACGTCCAGCACATACACCAGCACGCGCGTGCGGCTGATGTGGCGCAGGAATTCCAGCCCCAGCCCTTTGCCCTCGCTGGCACCCTCGATGATGCCAGGGATGTCGGCCAGGGTGAAGCGCTCGTCCAGCGGCTGGCCGTGCGCGTCGAGGCGGTCCACCACGCCCAGGATGGGGGAAAGGGTGGTAAAGGGGTAATCGGCAATCGCCGGGTTCGCCCGCGAGAGGGCCGCCAGCAGGCTGCTCTTGCCCGCGTTGGGGTAGCCCACCAGCCCCACATCGGCAATCAGGCGCAGTTCCAGGCGCACGCGGCGTTTCTGGCCCGGGGTGCCCAGCTCGGCAAAGCGGGGGGCCTGACGGGTGCTGCTGGCAAAGGTGCTGTTGCCGCGTCCGCCAGAGCCGCCGCGCGCAATCACCTTTTCCTGCCCCACCCGCACAAGGTCGGCAATCGCGCGCCCGGTGTCCTCGTCAAAGGCGGTGGTGCCCACCGGCACGTCAATGTAAATATCCTCGCCGTCGGCCCCCTGGCGCAGGCGGCCTTCGCCGTAGGCGCCGTTGGGGGCCTTGAATTTGCGCTTGCCCACCAGCCGCTCCAGGCTCTCGACGCCCTCAATGGCGCGCAGGATCACGCTGCCGCCTCGGCCGCCGTGGCCGCCGTCTGGGCCACCCTTTTCCATGTACTTGGCGCGGTGGAAGGACATGCTGCCGTCCCCGCCGTTGCCGGCGGCCACCTCAATTTTCAGAACATCTCGGAACGCCACAATCACTCCTTTACGCGCGTCCGGCACGCGCCGGCAACGCGAACGCAGCCTGACCACACGCAGGGCCACACCCAGGTGGGTGGGCGCGGCGGTCAGGCCGCAACGCCTGCCAGTCTATCAGGGAAGTGCCCCCGCGCCCCGGCGCTCAGCCCTGTGCCGCCGGCGCCGCGCCGCCAGACTGAGGCCCAGCACGGTCAGCGCGGCGGCGCCCAGGGTCCAGCCAGGGGCGGCCCACAGGGTGTCCCCAACACTCAGCACCAGCATGGCCACGAAGGGGGCCAGCAGCATCGCCCAGAACAGGCTGCTGCCCAACGACACCCACCATGCTTCCCGGCCGGCGCGCAGCGCGGCCCGGGGCAGCGTCCCCAGCACCCCCAACACCAGCCAGCCCACCAAACCCAGGGTCACCACGGCGCCGGCCGACTCCAGCGGGCTCAGGTCAAGGGTGCGCCACGACAGGGCGTTCAGGCCCCCCAGGACCAACCCCAGGCCCGCCAGCATGCGGGACCCGGGCGCCGCTGCCACAAGACCCAGCGCGGCGGCAAAGAGGCCCAGCCCTGCCAGCCACACGACGCTCGTCAGGAGCGGCGACCTTGCCCGTGGCGGTGGAAGCAACGGCGTTGGGGACGGCGGCCAGCGGTACAGCCCCCCTGCCGCCGAGGTGAGGGTGACTTCAAGCCCCTCCTCGGTGGCCGGGCGCAGGCGGATGACACTGTCCCTGGCAAAGGGCAAGCGGGCCAGTTCTGGCACGGCCTGGGCACAGGATTGCCCCTCCCAGGTGGCCGGCAGGTGAGCCTCGGTCGAGTCCAGTTCCTGGGCCAGGGCGATTACGCAGCGGCGCAGGGTGTTCTGGGCGCCCACCTCCAGCGCCTCACGCCGGGCCGCGTCGGGGGCGGGGATGGGGGTCGCGGCGAGGGCGGCCCCGATGCCCAGCAGCAGGGCCATGCTCAGGAAGCGGCTGGACATGCCCCGTGTTGTACCGTGTCCCGGCCAAGAAAAGAGCCGGCGACCACAGGGGGTCACCGGCCCAGATGCGCTGAGCAAACTCAGTCAGCGGCGGTTTCGGTGGGCACTTCAATGCTGATGAAGCGGCCCTTGGTGCCACGGTTGGTGAACACGACCTTGCCGCTTTCCAGGGCAAACAGGGTGTGGTCGCGGCCCATGCCCACGTTGGGGCCAGCCTTGAACTTGGTGCCGCGCTGGCGCACCAGGATATTGCCGGCCAGCACCTGCTCGCCGCCGAACTTCTTCACGCCCAGGTACTTGGGATTGCTGTCACGGCCGTTCTTGGACGAGCCGACGCCTTTCTTGTGTGCCATTTCAGTTCACCTCAGCCTTTGATGCCCAGAATCTTGATGGCGGTGTAGTCCTGACGGTGGCCGGTGCGGCGGCGGTACTGGATGCCGCTCTTGTACTTGCGCACATAGATCTTGGGGCCACGGCCATGCTCGACCACTTCGGCGCTGACCGTGAACTTACCGGCCGCTTCACCGAAGGTTGCCTGCTCGCCGCCCACAAAGATGGGGGTCAGGTCCAGCTTGTCGCCGGCCTCGCCCTTCAGGCTCTCGACGCGGATCACGTCGCCTTCCTGCACGCGGTACTGCTTCCCGCCGGTCTGAATGATTGCAAACATCTTCGTTCCTCCTGCCGCGCGCCCGGACAAGACGCTGCTTGTCGGGCGGCTCTGGCTGCGTTCGTTGCCCCCGCGCCTTGGCGGGTCACCAAGAGCGGAGTGTACCACAGCGGGAAGCGCAACGGGAACGCCACCCGTGGCCGGGGCGGTCAGGCACCAGGGCACGGGGGCAGCAGGCAAACGCGGCGTCTGGCGCGAAGGGGCGCGGCCAGGGGGGCGTGGATTGCGTGCAGGTTCCCGTGTCTGTAACGTGTCCTCGCGGTACACGTAGGCTCGCGGGGGCGCGAGTCGGTGTGCGTCTGACCTCCGGCGCTGGCTGCCTTTGAAGAGCGGCGCAGCGGTCCCGGGCAGCATACCACGCCTGGGGGCCCCAGCGGGAACGCCCGGCCGGTGCAGCGCGTACTGAAGGGCGTGATCAAGCGGA
This genomic stretch from Deinococcus aquaedulcis harbors:
- a CDS encoding PilW family protein; this encodes MSRSTPALPAEAAASRQAGFTLLELLIASAITLVILGAASSMLMTTARVQTLEQERVPLQATVRSSLEMMAYDLRRASDPRVLYTAANVPNDLKSAVSTNTVLTLTVTDAAGYFTIPEPGGYPNSKSFSQNSVTDVNSPNSEGKFCDEVFRGDDWALVTVGSQGARWVQTHQSNPCTGNDRNRTPGAPGNIKLNHNQYPLSGMTWAPDGAISKVWVIQYYLGTETISGQSVPTLYRKIDSQAAQVVAYHISGMRLEYSVDGVTFTTTPNAIPNVVRVTLTGQEARAQTNGTRRTYALTNTVFMRKATQNAAP
- the rpmA gene encoding 50S ribosomal protein L27 — encoded protein: MAHKKGVGSSKNGRDSNPKYLGVKKFGGEQVLAGNILVRQRGTKFKAGPNVGMGRDHTLFALESGKVVFTNRGTKGRFISIEVPTETAAD
- a CDS encoding DUF4900 domain-containing protein, translating into MQRPEMTPQTHGFALVSALAVMTLVLLITFTLVTTSTSELFQTNSSQGLVRARALAEASVAQATATLVNDGVTQVNTVLKPYVDAFASSGKDAASEDIVPVSAYGTVETQLNSTVKSNASVTAPDGGGSAQGGVVFDNFRLDKASRNKEGQTYYVDYELSGTGTSGKHQRNVETTGTLRLVLGRQYLNQYVLLADDGGFNQGTCWMSGGRQFCSGGGFFGTGNTFDGPVHFNKNVAFRGNPRFNYGVTVASPTNFMYDCVARAYQVTANQTTGCTTPDYGSYGKQHVSDTVPLPTNAFSQARAALGLNAGLTGALTNREICQAIGQNQNCTPASGVYVPRSGSTVTGGIFIQGDAQDVQLSVNGQNQVYTVTSATGVVTRIEVNYGSNTTTVTTGNQVTNLTGVPNGQLYANGSIRSLRGPARTGAVSSPSPASPPVQVPPALAAESKLNIASSGDVRIQGDLTYTEDPRTVPDAKNVLGIISGSGNVLVGTGAPNDIYIMGSILAGGSGKGLLVEGIDNPSVVYGARGKLNLLGSLAENTDPLRAITSGSQTVKGYDDNFSYDKRFLNGGAVPPYFPATTKFTATTFWPKQNTWDEK
- a CDS encoding pilus assembly FimT family protein; amino-acid sequence: MTTPPFTPDQSQQGFTLVELLITIGVLSILLGVAAMTLLPWLRAQQVRTDISELAADFNLYRTKTLSEGQVYRITLSTDRYVVERQLTKTTWATAETYVFRRARLNLSSVATQYVFLTTGILEAAQNNVMSSNTTVVGSDGKTSVALRVTALGFTRIL
- the obgE gene encoding GTPase ObgE — protein: MAFRDVLKIEVAAGNGGDGSMSFHRAKYMEKGGPDGGHGGRGGSVILRAIEGVESLERLVGKRKFKAPNGAYGEGRLRQGADGEDIYIDVPVGTTAFDEDTGRAIADLVRVGQEKVIARGGSGGRGNSTFASSTRQAPRFAELGTPGQKRRVRLELRLIADVGLVGYPNAGKSSLLAALSRANPAIADYPFTTLSPILGVVDRLDAHGQPLDERFTLADIPGIIEGASEGKGLGLEFLRHISRTRVLVYVLDVTRDPVGELRQLQAELQAYDPTLLEQVALVALNKVELTDEDLAVMVEDELAQFGLPVIRVSAKGGQGLPELREALFQMLPDRELWAQTHALDIEPDTVAEEPLRVVFREDPPARGVGIVTTGQPERVWEIHGGGFEERIVRFSRYMEEAAEYLGAVFKRQGLYNALKRAGAREGDTVEIGTFRFEYFDDEEGRRG
- the rplU gene encoding 50S ribosomal protein L21 yields the protein MFAIIQTGGKQYRVQEGDVIRVESLKGEAGDKLDLTPIFVGGEQATFGEAAGKFTVSAEVVEHGRGPKIYVRKYKSGIQYRRRTGHRQDYTAIKILGIKG